The following DNA comes from Clupea harengus chromosome 9, Ch_v2.0.2, whole genome shotgun sequence.
GAGGGCGTGCACGAGCTCCACTTGTGGCAGCTGACCGAGAGGTGCCTGGTGGCCTCCGTGCACGTGCACGTGAACACCCGCTGCTGGTGGGAGGGGCCGGATAAGGTCGTTGCCGGGGTGACGGAAACACTACGCAGTGCTGGAGTGACCATGTGTACAGTCCAGCCTGAGTTTGCCACAGAGAATCTAAATGGAGAGACAGTCCTGCCAGCTGTGCCTGGTAATCTAGTTGAGGACTGGCCCTGCAGCCTGCCCTGTAGGAAGGAGTGTTTGAAGAAGATGTGCTGCGTACCCTTAACCGAAGTAGGCATGGCGGATCaggcgccctctagtggtgatGTGGAGGAGAAGGCCCCACAGGCCGTGATCATTGAGAACACTTTCTTGTGAGGGAAAGGATTTCAACAGTTTTCTCAGCGGAAGCTGAGCAGGGTCTTGAGAAGGACTAGACATCTGTGCACCATGTCTGTTTAATGCAGGAGTTCACATTACAATTGTATGTAGTTATAATATTTtgtagggaaaaaaaaactataatttATATTAGGTAAATtatgttttttacatttttgtattcttTACATATGATATTGATGCTGTATTTGACATATATTGTATTCATTGTTGTACATTCTAATAATGGCTTTtagaaattaaatgttttatcaTTATTCTTTGGTCTGGTTTTCAATAAGTCGATAGGaagcaacttaaaaaaaataaataaaaaaaaaacagagcattTTTAATATGGCACAGCTGAGAAAAACACtaacagagtgggagagaaggaatATGAGCTCCCCATCTAACACACAAGAATAAAAAGGTAAGTTGTTTAGTTTACAATTcagtacaaatacaaatattacaaaACTACAGCAAATCTTTCACGTAAATATAAAAATTTAAATCCATACCTTGGTTCTAACTTCTTCAGTAGGCCTTTTACAGTAGCCCACTAAATACTATTGGCTACTGTTGGGTATTtcgtttaaacacacacacacacaaagtttttAGTAGAGAGTTCGTTTTATAATTGAACGCtatttaaatataaaatcaaGAGCACAATAGGTTATCAGGAAAGTCATTTCCTACCTTTGTGTCTGACTCACTTATCCATAATTTCTACAGAGGAATTCGATCTGGATGTACTGACGATAAGAGGATATTTGCATATTTGGGGAGAATTTGCCGCTCAAATGTAGCAGTGTCCTGAAAAACGTTGGCCTGTCACATTTGACGCTACTGAACTTTCCTCTCCGGAACAGTAGATGTCGCTAAATTTTGTTGAAACAACTCTTAAACCAACGAGGAAGAACATAAATGAACACCATCGATGAAGCTATTTTTCTGAAACTTGTGGATATTTTCATTTAGCGGCATACCATTTACAATTTATTTATAGTAGATATTAAACTCTATTTGATTCAGTGTCATATAGACCTTAAATGCAGGATAAGTTTGAAGTTTTTGGACACTCGTGATGTTGCTGACAGCAGAGGTAGCCTAAACATATGCACGTTTCGGCTACAGTGTAAAGTTAGTGATTGGATAGGTAGCCTTACTGATACAAAGTGCCATTTCAAGTTGACCAAACTATGAAGTAGGCCTTGAACCATCTAGTAAGTTAGTGCATTCATTTCGAGATAAGTGTATATATTTAAGTTTAAAGTTACAATTACTAATTGCTCGCATAGTAGGACAGATATGTCCGAAGGCGTCACACATATTCACTTGACAGACGGCAGCGAGAGTGTGGATAAAGTTGATGATGGAGATTGTGTGACGTCCACAGTGGACGTCGCCTGTATATCAGATGAGAATCCCCTTTTAGCCGGAATAAGCATGTGTGGATCCACGCCTCTTCTGTGGCGTGTTGCCGATCTTAAGATGGCCCGACAGGCAGGGGTTATCGGATCTTTGGTGGGCTCGCTATCCCGACAGCCACGACAGAACACGAGGCTGGGTCGACCGCTGGAACTTCTTGACGAGGAGGCACGTCTGCTAGCTGAAGACGGGAAAGTGATGGTCTTGCCAACAAGAGATGAAGAGGTAAGTTGTATTTTATTGTAactttattttaaaaacaacaacacataagTTAGATTGTtgtcagtttttaaaagtgcatCTGATTTTATTTGAATGCTGAATAGGCTAGTGTTGTATATGCCTGCAGAAAGAAGAGGACTACTCGGAACGAGTTGAGCATTACCGACAGGACCTTGAGCAATGTCATAAAGTGCAGAGCGCCCTCGCTCTTCAGGACAAGAAAGGGGCTCTACAGAGGGTCATGACTGACACAAAGAACGGTGAGTGTGCGAAGGCACGGAATGTTAGTAACAACTGTCATCCTTTGAGTGAGTGACTCTTCAGAGACTTATAAAGTTTTCActcacctttctgtgtgtgtctatgtgtgtcagAGGGCTCGGTTCGGGATCGTCTGGAGGCTCTGGATCGGgacttctctcttcctgtctctgccaTTACTGTCCAGCTGTGCACTGCCCGGGCGGGACTCAGTTACCACAGTGACGAGAAAGACTTCCTGTCCGCCAGCTGGCCAGTGCAGCAGGATGAGCAAGCACAGACGAGATTCCTTGTGTACCGGGACCTGCGTAGGAGAGGGTTCTGCCTGACCTCTGCTGGGAAATTTGGTGGAGACTACCTGGTCTACCCTGGTAAACCTCAGAGATTACATCAATAAGCCAGATGTATCAACCTATTACTTTTTTGTTAGCTAACATCATCGGTCACCTGTGGTACACTGTTGAAATGAGCTGTCTGGATGAAATCAAAGACTTTTTTGTTAGTGTGTAGACCGtagcactttaaaaaaagattttgtCAGCTTGTATAAG
Coding sequences within:
- the tsen34 gene encoding tRNA-splicing endonuclease subunit Sen34 — protein: MSEGVTHIHLTDGSESVDKVDDGDCVTSTVDVACISDENPLLAGISMCGSTPLLWRVADLKMARQAGVIGSLVGSLSRQPRQNTRLGRPLELLDEEARLLAEDGKVMVLPTRDEEKEEDYSERVEHYRQDLEQCHKVQSALALQDKKGALQRVMTDTKNEGSVRDRLEALDRDFSLPVSAITVQLCTARAGLSYHSDEKDFLSASWPVQQDEQAQTRFLVYRDLRRRGFCLTSAGKFGGDYLVYPGDPLCFHAHFIALCVAMNTTTPICDILAMARLGSNVKKTVVLCSPGVTREKLNKEEEEEREVKEREDEVVYTSLQWSGMV